In Niallia sp. FSL W8-0635, one genomic interval encodes:
- the rsmA gene encoding 16S rRNA (adenine(1518)-N(6)/adenine(1519)-N(6))-dimethyltransferase RsmA produces MYKDIATPARTRAILDKYGFSFKKSLGQNFLIDTNILRNIVDHAQLTEESGAIEVGPGIGALTEQLAKRSKKVVAYEIDQRLLPILKETLEPYPHAKIIHQDILKANVKEMLDTEFQDIQDIMLVANLPYYVTTPIIMKILEEKLPLRGIVVMLQKEVAERISAKPGTKEYGSLSIAIQYYTKPEVVMIVPKTVFVPQPNVDSAVIRLTIRETPSVSVKNEEFFFKVTRASFAQRRKTILNNLSSQLEGGKEKKAEIIEALEQANIEPSRRGESLSIEEFAKLSDVLYEKFS; encoded by the coding sequence ATGTATAAAGATATAGCAACGCCAGCAAGAACAAGAGCAATCTTAGATAAGTATGGTTTTTCTTTTAAGAAAAGCTTAGGGCAGAATTTTTTAATTGATACAAACATTTTGCGAAATATTGTGGATCATGCACAGCTGACAGAAGAATCTGGTGCAATAGAAGTTGGTCCTGGGATAGGGGCATTAACAGAGCAGCTAGCAAAACGAAGCAAAAAGGTAGTTGCTTATGAAATCGATCAACGTCTATTACCGATTTTAAAGGAAACACTTGAGCCGTATCCACATGCGAAAATTATTCATCAGGATATTTTAAAAGCAAACGTAAAGGAAATGTTAGACACAGAGTTTCAAGATATACAGGATATTATGCTTGTTGCTAATTTACCTTATTATGTGACAACACCAATTATTATGAAGATTTTAGAAGAAAAACTTCCTTTAAGAGGAATTGTCGTTATGCTTCAAAAAGAAGTAGCTGAACGAATTTCTGCTAAACCAGGAACGAAGGAATATGGATCTCTTTCCATTGCTATTCAGTATTATACGAAACCAGAAGTGGTTATGATTGTTCCGAAGACAGTCTTTGTTCCTCAACCCAATGTAGATTCAGCTGTCATTCGTTTAACAATTAGGGAAACACCGTCTGTTTCGGTGAAAAATGAAGAATTTTTCTTTAAAGTGACAAGAGCAAGTTTTGCACAGAGAAGAAAGACCATTTTAAACAATCTATCCAGCCAATTAGAGGGCGGGAAAGAAAAAAAGGCAGAGATTATTGAGGCACTTGAACAAGCGAATATTGAGCCTTCTAGACGTGGAGAATCATTGTCTATCGAAGAGTTTGCGAAGTTAAGTGATGTGTTGTACGAAAAGTTCAGCTAA